A window of the Gammaproteobacteria bacterium genome harbors these coding sequences:
- the ruvX gene encoding Holliday junction resolvase RuvX has product MPEGALRALGFDFGLRRTGVAVGQTLSASATPVTVLKMTDGVPDWSLIDGLIKEWAPDRLVVGLPYTMHGGEQDITRRARAFAAELERRYPCPVLTVDERLSSKEAEARLRELRQQGRRRVRREDIDCAAACVILESWFHSQHRTSTTNSA; this is encoded by the coding sequence ATGCCTGAGGGCGCGTTGCGCGCGCTCGGCTTTGATTTCGGCCTGCGTCGCACCGGCGTAGCCGTCGGACAGACTCTGAGCGCGAGCGCCACGCCGGTGACGGTGCTGAAGATGACGGATGGCGTACCGGACTGGAGCTTGATCGACGGGTTGATAAAGGAATGGGCGCCGGACCGGCTGGTGGTGGGACTCCCGTATACTATGCACGGTGGTGAACAGGACATCACAAGACGTGCACGTGCCTTCGCGGCGGAACTTGAACGGCGTTATCCCTGTCCGGTGCTGACCGTTGACGAGCGCCTGTCGTCCAAGGAGGCCGAAGCGCGTCTCAGGGAATTGCGCCAACAGGGCCGCAGGCGCGTGCGCCGCGAAGACATAGACTGCGCCGCCGCCTGCGTGATCCTGGAAAGCTGGTTTCACTCGCAACATCGAACAAGCACAACTAACTC
- a CDS encoding YqgE/AlgH family protein, which translates to MVQDFLGNHFLVAMPSLNDPNFQQSVVYVCEHSAGSALGIVINRPSSVVLGDIFKQLSITVDNPTLAQYPVFQGGPVQTDRGFVIHEPPGAWDSSLKLGGLCVTTSRDVLAALARGEGPSRTLVALGYAGWGAGQLESELAANSWLSTPADKRIIFETPVAERWQAAARLIGVDIALLSGDAGHA; encoded by the coding sequence ATGGTGCAGGACTTTCTCGGCAATCATTTTCTCGTGGCGATGCCCTCGCTCAACGATCCCAATTTCCAGCAGAGCGTGGTGTACGTGTGCGAGCACAGCGCCGGCAGCGCGCTCGGCATTGTCATCAATCGTCCGAGTAGTGTGGTATTGGGCGATATCTTCAAGCAGCTTTCCATCACCGTGGATAACCCCACGCTGGCGCAGTATCCGGTGTTTCAGGGCGGGCCGGTGCAGACCGACCGCGGCTTTGTCATCCACGAACCCCCCGGCGCCTGGGATTCGAGCCTCAAGCTGGGCGGTCTATGTGTGACCACCTCGCGTGACGTGCTGGCCGCGCTGGCACGCGGCGAGGGACCCAGCCGGACCCTGGTAGCGCTGGGATATGCCGGCTGGGGTGCGGGACAGCTGGAAAGCGAACTCGCGGCCAACTCATGGCTAAGCACGCCGGCGGACAAGCGCATCATTTTTGAAACACCGGTGGCGGAACGCTGGCAAGCGGCCGCGCGCCTGATCGGCGTGGACATCGCATTGCTCTCGGGTGATGCCGGGCATGCCTGA